From a single Brassica oleracea var. oleracea cultivar TO1000 chromosome C5, BOL, whole genome shotgun sequence genomic region:
- the LOC106343518 gene encoding protein YLS9-like yields MISKDCGSHSHSRRKLIRRIIWSIIIILFIIFLTILLIWAILQPSKPRFILQDATVYAFNVSGNPPNLLTSNFQVTLSSRNPNDKIGVYYDRLEVYAAYQNQQITYRTSIPPTYQGHKEVNIWSPFVYGTSVPIAPFTGVSLDGDQENGAIRLDIRADGRVRWKVGAFITGKYHLYVRCQAFINFANKAAAGVIVGDNAVKYTYAQGCSVSV; encoded by the coding sequence ATGATCTCCAAAGACTGTGGCTCCCATAGTCACTCTCGCCGGAAACTAATCCGTCGCATAATATGGTCAATAATCATCATCCTCTTCATAATCTTCCTCACAATACTCCTCATTTGGGCAATTCTCCAACCTTCAAAGCCACGTTTCATCCTCCAAGACGCCACCGTCTACGCCTTCAACGTCTCCGGTAATCCACCGAACCTCCTCACCTCCAACTTCCAAGTCACTCTCTCTTCCCGGAACCCTAACGACAAGATCGGCGTTTACTACGACCGTCTTGAGGTCTACGCTGCTTACCAGAACCAGCAGATCACTTACCGAACATCGATCCCTCCTACGTACCAAGGACACAAAGAAGTCAACATCTGGTCGCCGTTTGTCTACGGAACCTCCGTCCCCATCGCTCCTTTTACCGGCGTTAGTCTTGACGGCGATCAAGAAAACGGCGCCATTAGGTTGGATATTCGTGCTGACGGCAGAGTGAGGTGGAAGGTTGGGGCGTTCATCACAGGGAAGTATCATCTTTATGTGAGGTGTCAGGCGTTTATTAACTTCGCTAATAAAGCTGCTGCCGGAGTTATTGTCGGAGATAACGCCGTTAAGTATACGTATGCTCAGGGTTGTAGTGTTAGTGTCTAA